The Gadus morhua chromosome 10, gadMor3.0, whole genome shotgun sequence genome segment AAATTCTTGATCGGTTGAAAATGTCAAGAATGTGCAGTGCATTCCATCTTCTcgaggggagagaaaaaaacaaagtcTCTGTGGGCAAAGATAGAAACAAGGGCTGGTATGAGCCGCCATGtgtcctcatcatcctcatccccctTCCCAAAAAAAGTCTGTGGAAAACATGTGGTTCTCAAGAGGACCTAAAGTCAGGGTGGGTTTCTCATTTGTCcacgttctttctttctttctttcccctctGTGTTTGGTTTCCCGGGTGATGGAGAGCAgcacagagcgagagaaagcgagagcgagagagagcgctcaGGGCagcttcaccaccaccacacaggcACCCGCCCGGCCAATGTTGAGGGGTACCTcctgcagaggagagagagagagagagagagagagagagagagagagagagagagagagagagagagagagagagagagagagagagagagagagagagagagagagagagagagagagagagagagagagagagagagagagagagagagagagagagaggttaaccacctgcaccaccaccagcaggagGAGTTCTCCAGGGGATCCACACAACtcgcccaacacacacacaaacatgcgcacacacttaattacgcacacacacgatacaAAACAACAGACAACAATAGCAATACAGTGTTCCAGCTGTAAACAACAAGGGCCGTGATTAGAGGCTTTCATCTGCACATGAGAACACAGGCagtgaaaggaggaggaggcccagcAAAGGGTCCATTGTTTGGAGCTGTACTCTGTGTTGTCGATGGGGACAATAAGGACAAAGTCAATGAGGACAAGTTTTGAAATGTTACTTTCTAAACCATGTGGTCTAATAAATGTATGTGAACACCACCTTCCAATGTAAATATGTAGCTGTGATTGAAACAGGAAATCCATATTATTGTGATGACCCCAACCTCAGAGGTATGGTtatcttcctgtctgtctgtctgtgtgtctgtcagcaGGATAGGTCAAAAAGTTGAGCTCAATTTGCACAAGAATTGCTGGGTAGGTTGGTTATAGGCCGAGTTACAACATATTCACTTTGAATGCCATTCGGGAAGAAGGAAGTGGAGCAGTGCTTGTGACTTATCATAACCCTATTCTGTATTTTATACCTGCAGAGCTGTGGGCATAGTTGTTGTCTGGGTCATGCGTGTTTGTGACACGCATGGGTTGGCATTTAGAGATTCATTAGGTCTATCGTAGCCTATtgtgaataaatacaaatattgaaAGTCATAAAatcataatgtatatatatatatagacttaTTGCATAAGTCACCTGAGTATAAGCTACATGCAGCAGTGATAGTACAAGTGATTATACATGTTGAACTAAGAATAGCGTCCATCATGAGCATGGTGATTGGCCATCAGACCATCAAAAGCATGGTGATTGGCCGTCAGACCATCATGGACATGATGATTGGTCGCCAGACCATCATGAGCATGGTGATTGGCCGTCAGACCATCGTGTGCATGGTGATTGGCCGACAAACCTCAGCCCACTCATTGTTCTGTGCGTCGTAGGACTCCACGGTGCCGAGGTAGGACTGCCCGTCGTACCCCCCCACCGCGTACAGCCGGTCCCCCAGCAACCCCACGCCCACCGCATCACGGGGCACGCTGAGTGACGCCACCGTGGTCCACACGTCCGTCTTGGGGTCGTACCTGGAGGGGAATCAAGAAGTCAACACATGGAGGCTCCAGAGCCACGATCAACAGTCGATGAATCGACCAGTCGATGGACAGAAAATGTCTTGTATCTCATTATTGATAATCCATTCATCACTTAAGTCACTTGTCATGCATAAACACCAAACAAATCTTCAGCTTAATTCTTCAGAAGTTTGGTTCATCGATACTTCAGTTATATCTGGCTGCTTGTCAGATGGAGTAAGCACATTTCAGACCTCACTATGCAGTCTGGTCGCGGGAGTTTGTTGCTATTTTTGATATTTTATCGGCTAAATtactaattaattaattagaaACAATAAACGTTAGCCTAATCCCCTAACACAATCTAGAAACAATGGTTAGTAGCAGCCCTGTAGTACACTGTTGACCTTGTGAGATAATAACGTTGTTTATAAGCAGACTTTAAACCTTGTTGGGGGTACAAGGTCTTTAACGCAGATATATTCGGATCTGCTTTGAACTTGGGTTCAATTATTAACCACTGCTTTTGGATGACCTCTGATACTATGTTTGGAAAACATTGTACACTGGTTCTGAGTGGGTGCTAAATCtggaacacataaaaaaaattgcattgggAAAACATTTATTCAGAATTAAATATGTATCAATTTCATCCTACGCATGTCAAGGTTAGGGTCAAATGatatgtatgtaaatgtgtatgtatatatatatatatatatatatatatatatatatatatatatatatatatatatatatatatgtatatgatgACATCTGTGAAACAGATCATAAAATCTACTCTAAAAGGGAATGGTATTCGAGGCAGTTAGCCGCAGATTGTCAAATGCAGGACGTTACTTCGACCACCAGATGGGGCCAGATActgttaaaagaaaaacaccccACGTAACCGTCTACGGATAGCCTGACCTCATCAGATTTGACTTAACAATTACAGACCGATGAAAAAGATAAGATTATTGTTTAGCTGTTCTTTGTTTCAGTTTTTGCTTTGGTTACCTTCTTGAATACCAGTCTGAATAACACATACCAACAGCCAAAAGGAGCAGAAAGGCCTTACATAAATTAAAAAACGAAAGGCGTCAGTTTTCTAAGCCCTATTTATCCTGTGTTCATTGGTTCACTTACCTCACTCATATAGCGCAATAATTTATGCGGCACAATTGCGTATTGAGTACGGAAGTATTTTGTACGAATCTGgttccctatgtagtgcactacGTAATTCCATTAATGCAGctatatcccatgatgcatcgtGGTTTTCATTGTCATCAGACTCAGACAGACGGGAGCAGTACTGACCTCTCCACACAGTCGGACAGACAGGagcagtcagacagacgggAGCAGTATGACCTCCTCACgcagtcagacagacggggTACTGACAACTCCACGCAGTCGGACAGACGGGAGCTGTACTGACCTCCCCACACAGTCAGACGGACGGGCTACTGACCTCTCTACGCAGTCGGACAGACGGGAGCAGTACTGACCTCTccagacactcagacagacgGGGTACTGACCTCTCTACGCAGTCAGACAGACGGGAGCagtgggtggaggcgggggcGTCGTGTCCTCCCACGGCGTACAGGAAGCTGTTGTAggtggccacgcccaccccGCCCCTCCTCTTGGCCATGGGAGCGCACATGCTCCACTTGTTGGTGTGCGGGTCGAAGCACTCCATGGAGCGCAGGCAGGAGCTGCCGTCACGACCGCCCACGGCGAACAGCctggaaaccccccccccccgggttacAGCCTGAACACAGACGGCCTCGTCTTCATACTGTACGTACACAAGGTGTATGAAGCACATGGCTTCATTATGGAATTCTAAGTATTCATCAATCATCAATCAAGTGTCATGGTTTCCAGTAAGAGGATCCTGCCTTACTGCTAACAACTATTAGTATCATTTATGTTTTGcagttttccttgacagcgtcctctttcctccccctcccctcccgaccatctgtctgtctgtctctgtctgcagGCTTGCCCGCAGGAAGGCGGTGGGGGacgtgggtgggaggggggggggaataaacaTCTTTCTTGTCTATTTTTGACCCAGTTGCCAAAATAACTCCAGGGACTTAAGTAGTATCTCCTAACACTGAACCGTAGATTTGTGTCGtcaggactctctctctctctggcccaatcccaatgtccGGACTCACGGACTCACAGACTTTGATGGGCATTCGCGCAAAATTATTAAGGCTTTAGGGCTGTCCCAATGACGAATTCCAAAGAGCGTGAGGGTTTGAGTCTACACTTACCGAGCCCTTTCCGTGAGTCAAAACAAAAAGTTTGACTCAACAAGAAGTTAAACAACAAGACGACGCTACTGTCAATGCGCGACATGATGGGAATTTCGGCCTTTTTTTAGTGAGCCAgatcatttggatcagctcaccaacaagagtcggctcttttggctcccaaacggctcttcATATTACTAATGTTCCCTTTTATAAAAAAGCCAAAAGTAGCCCATTCTGACTTATGATGTCCCGTACTTTAAGCTTGAaatatctctgtctctactctGACCTCCAGTGCATTACTATAATGATCTTGCTAGCTGTAGCTAGCTGTAGGGAGAGCATCCGAAgggcgagagaggagggaagagaaaggCTGGAAAGACCAAGAGGAATTGTTGACACCGtcaagagagagaagacagaagagagagactcACTTCCCGTTGAGCGCTGTGACCCCAACGGTGCTGCGGGGCGTGGACATGCTGGCCACGTAGTTCCACTGTCGGGCCTGGGGGTCCCAGCGCTCCACCGTGTTCAGGTAGCTCCAGCCATCGTGGCCCCCCACCGCATACATGGGCCCCTCCAGCACTGCGATGCCTGCAGGAcaaacaccatcacagagaAGGAGTGAGCCTCTAGGACTCTAGGTAGGAAAACCTCCCTTAGTGTTTTCAATGCTTTTCTACCTGttctggagagaggagagagagtacagggaagagagagagggaggtaggttGTAGCATGGGCTCGCAGGTCAGAATCAACCCTGGACTGTTTGCAATGTGTGGTTAGTGCACCATATGTGCAGCCACAAATTAGTATTTCAATTTCAATTGGTTCAATTATTTACAAAATAGGTTATTTGcggtggatgcagaggtcaaagTGAGTAATATGTGTACCCCCAAGTGAAGCACTTATTCATTATTTCAGGATAATGAAAGTGCTTCGGCCCCAGTGTTGCCATGTTACTATGCAAATGGTGGATAATATTCAGATGATGAACAATGCAAGTCTAGCCACATAACAATAGTAAAAGCACTGCGCTACAGCAAACATTGTCTCCAGACCTAATAGTGCTATTGCAAAACTTCTGAAAGATGTTAGCAATTAAAATCATTCAATCCTTGAAAATCATCGCCTCAGCAAACACGGCCTTCAGAACTAACAGTTATTGTGCTATTATAAAAACCTCTCAAAGATGTTGAAAATTAAAATCATTGAACGCAAACACAATTTGATTCCATGCACCATAGTATTAATGCTTATAATCGTAATACAATTTCAACAAAATGTAACGTCTTTCTTCAGAAAGGGTTCCTGGAGAGAACTCCGCCGGAGGCGGCAGTTCCTGAGCTGCTCTCGCTTCCTGAGTGAGTCACGGCGCCAGCGCTTTCCAACGCCACCGGCCAAACAGGAAGAATGTAAAAATATGTTGTTTTCCCTGTCACAATGGAAAGTGTTTTTCAACCAGCACAACCCAAATGGAGGCTTTGTTTGGAACAATATCTATACACCCGCTCACAGAACAGTTCTCTCaaatgagaaaaaaagtttGTCCCGTATAATTAAGGCCACTCTAATTAGACTCACAAAAAAGAAGAAGGTAGGTATTAGAGCAAGCAACAAGTTCAACCCTATTCCTTCTCCAAATGCCACAAAACCATCAGCAACACCATCGCCACTGCGAGAGGAGCAGAGAAGCGAGGCTGGGGTGGGCTCGATATCTGAGTGAGACGGATCAAAGACAACGGCGGTTAATCCATACGATGTAATCTTGACGGGTGAGCGAGCTGACGCGCTCTACCTAACGTTGACAAGATCTCCCCGCTCTGTCACGTTTCAACTGTAAATCAAAAGGCTCCAGATAGGGGAAGTATCAGGCGTAGAAGAgcggagggggtggtggtggggtgcaGGTGGTGTGAGGCCAGAGCTCCCACCTAGCTTTTGATATGAGCAaacggtaaaaaaaataaaaagaataaaatgTATCAAAAGGTATTTTTCAAAAGGATATTTCTTTCCACAGCAAGCCAACAGTGCAACCTTCATCTCTCCAACTGTGAGTTTGAAACCTTGTGGGCTGTTTTCATATCATCCAGGTCTTTATCATCATGTGTCTGACATAAATAGACATGCATCATAATCTCATAGCCTGCTTCTAAGATCACGTTTGATCCTGTTTCATCATGCTTGCATCAGTTGATATTTGATTAATTGTATTTTTGCAAGTGATGGATTCCAAAGCAGATAATTAGAAGTGGAAATATTGGTCCATTATACTAATGAGTTGTGAATAACAACtataaatataaccgcaagcggtgattaacggggtccgagcaaaatgaaaagtcaagaacacactaattgaagatatataaatatgaaatataattatgaaggaaagatgttgatgttccccttaatgccatactctGTCTCGGCTTTCAGGTGACTGGGATGCAGAGCAATGGCCGAACGTCATGTTCAACATTGTCTAATCGGGATTCAGACTCTCaaactaaggatcaccagtacaaagcattatcccattgagccactgacaaacctgaaatgtagcctcattcacatggtgaaaatgtctattgatgaGCACACAACATCCGAAAACTCAAAGCAAACTTTTCTCaaatgaattaagggctttcttaaaagccaATACCTGacaaatctttgaaattctggggaaattaaacattttttgtcaagaacactaacggaagaaagtATGACAGAGTTCATAATGAGGGAAAAATTGTAAACTAATAAGTtgcccttaatgccatactgtgtcttggcagtcagattcttggatactaatgagccggaatgataattgcctgatgaatttcaggtgctgttcaatgttgtctttcttaaatgagtggcaatgacagaatgtcatgttcaggttGTTCATAATGCACTAATTTGTATTCAAACACAACcaaaggatcaccagtacaacgcattatcccattgagccgcTGACATccctgaactgcatgaagcctcattcacatcgtgaaaatgtctattgataagcacaacaacatcaagaaaactccaagcacacatttcacaagagaattaagggcctTCTTAAAAGAGTGTAGATCTGAAAatgtgcactgttaatggtatccacctaatgatagccgtatggtagatactatacaataacaaaatggtcatttaggcaaaatgggttgagactgtggacgtttggcttttctatgaaattgtgggaaatgtaaacatttttagagcagaagacaggggtgaaaaagatgcatctgattttagagatgaatatgatgaaagaattttgagtccaggtcaatctggtaaggagatttttttttaaatagcgccacctttgggtgcagtgccacaatttgggtttatgggtagtggggggtagtggtatccacctaataatagtcatgtttttttatgaaataacaaaatggtcaatGGTAAGACAAtttttattggccaatatttctcaaaggaacaaaataaaacaaattctgtttgatgaattttgtgaggcttggtctaaaggtTTTATGTGGCAATTTGTatgaatttttgattatttttgtagcctgtgaatatttttatcatgttttatagatgcatctgattctagagattaatattatgaaaggattttgagtccaggtcaatctggtgaggagaaataagcctaattcatgatttttgtACAATAgcaccacctttgggtgcagtaccacaaatttggggGTTATTGATAACCTTACCTGAAAATTTCAAGAATTGTCGACTTGTCAaattttacagaatttgagggaaaagaaaaaaacgttacagaaacaatggGGGAtcaagcagcttcgctgctccGACCCCTAATAATTAGTAAAACGATCATGTTTTATGTGCTAACGCCCTAATCTTTACGGATGAATTAACATATCTACAACATCAGTTAGCATTTTAATTAATGTTGGATATTATAATTATCCAACATTAATTTGATGCCAATGAATATCATGACTAAAGATGAGCCCTGTGTTGTCTGCACAGCAGGAGGTAGGCTAACAATAATTGGCAGATTGTCGTAATGCAACATTTTAATGAAGCGCAATGAAAATGTGTTGAAAGTTTCAGTTCATCATTAAAATGTAATAAACAAGCTATCACAATGCGTTTAATAATTACTAAAACATGAGAGGGACACTGGGCAACATGAGGCAATAGGATTCTAGAGACGCATTGCCCAAATCGACTTAAAGTGAAATGTTTAGATGCAGCATTATTAAGTGTTTATGAagcatgaataaaacatttaaaatagttTTGAAATCATCAACTGAAGCTTAATCTTACTAACTACTATCTAATTAGCTTATGAATAATTCATAACATAGTATGAATAGCTTACTAATGTCTTTTAATGTATATGCCTCATAAATAAGGAGTTCACTTTGTACAACTGGTTTATCAACTGCAGTGAGTCTGTAGCGCTGCCAAAGGTAAAAACAGTTTGTGaaatagggttagggatagggttaacATAATGAGAGTGAGGGGGCGTGCTCACCCAGGCCGTGGCGGTGTGTGGACATGGGGGGCATGGTGGACCACACCTTGCTGACGGGGTTGTAGCACTCGGCCATGTTGGAGGTCTTCAAGCCGTCCCGCCCCCCTACCACGTACAGCTTGTTGTCGATCACCGCCACGCCGAACTGTAGCCGCCGGCCATTCATGTTGCCCACCTGGATCCACGTGTTGGTGCGCAGGTCGTACTTCTCTATGGTGGTGGAGCCTGGGGCGGGGGATCAGTACCAGGGTTATGGTTCTGTTATTTTCAATAGTGTGGATGATGGGAGGCTCATGAAGCAACGCGAGGGTCTTTCAGCAGCTATCAAAAACAAAGGCCCTTCAGAGCGCTCTACAGGCGGGAAgacatttaaacatttaaagaCAGACATTAACAGACTATAAAGTTAAACAATCATTGAAAGTGAAATGTAAAGTAAAGGCAGAAGATAGGGACAAAGATCGAATATACCCGTGCACATAAACTTACTAAATAAAAAGAATGTCCATCAAATCAATCGCTGCAGTAAACAGAACAAGTGTATCAGTTCAACTTGTTAGCTTCGTACAGCGGCCACAGCCCTTATTCTCTGTCTGTACTGGAATAATACCCTCAGGTTAACGAAACGCTGGCTCATCGTTACCTTTGGAGGCGTCCATGCCCCCCACGGCGTAGAGCGCCCCCACGGTGGACTTCCTGGGCTTTGTGCGTGGGCTCTGGAACATCGGCCGCCGCTCAGGCAGCAGGTGGTACTTCATGGCCTCCATCAACAGCTTCTGGCACTCCAGGTCATCTGAGAACATCTTGTTGTTCTCCAGATCTGCCAGGAGCTGGAGAGCATACGGCCGGTGAGTTTAATGAGGATAAGCACATTGGATAACACATCGTAATggtatttttgtttttcatcgTGGAAATTTCTTCATTGAAGAAATATGATTCTTCAAAATGATTCATAAACATTGTTTTTCAATTTAACTGTTAAACGAACGAAAAATTGGGTTCAAACTACGGTACATTTAGCAATTAAACATATTTTAAGTATGTACATGAATATAATTTGAAGAGGCCTATTTGCCATATATTGATGATCTTCTGTAACTAATTGCACAATGCTTAAAGCATGGGCAACAAATAAGCACGTATAATATTTCGATAGGGATTAAAACATAGAAAACGATGTCTAATGACCATTGTTTCAAGCTCTTGATCGTTGCTGCCTATTTCAATATCACTGATTTATCCAAAAACATTTCGGGGGTATTTTTCATTCATATACTCTTCCTTAACATATACTGCGGGAGATTACAGTTGTACTCGCAGGGCttaaaacaaatgtaaatatgACTACCAGATCATTCAGCTGAGAGATATTAATGTTCATACCAACTGTGGCAGAAGCTACAGCGCTTTGGTGTCACAGCAGTTCCATCTAGGAGGAGCATGTTGTGGGGGAGAGTCATTAAGAGGTTCTGAACCCCAGGGCAAGGTGCTGCTCTCTCATTCACCGCTGCATAGGAGCTCAGAACACAACCAAGCTCGAGACCCTGCTTTCACTATGGTGACATATGGACACATTTGTTTTGAGTAACATGAGATCTGCAGAAAAGTACTCTATACTTTATGTTGTTTCCTATTTCTAATTGTATTTGCATAATTTATTCTTGACTCTTATTCTTTGCGCTATGCATTTTTTATTCAAGGTAAATACCAATAACAATTTAAAGACACCATGAAATTAACTATTCTTATTCTAACTTATTGCAACTTCATATTATTGACCTATAAAACAAAGTATGGGTTTAGGAGTTATTTTACATCCAAATTGATCAATGGTTGTGATGATGTCCACACCGGCAAGCTCAGCTCTGAGACCGATAATATCAAAGCATAGCCTCTGCTGTCTCCAATAACTTTAACACAAGCCTATTCCATCCTGTAGCATCAATTGACATTCcccctttgtttttttatcgcaCTGATATCCTATTATACTTTAAAATAAGTACACCTTAAAATAGTTTACACTGTATTGGTAAATTACCTTTtgtgttgacattttgcataAACGGTGTTAATACCTATTCAATCTAAGCCTTCCACCAACACAGGCATTGAAAGTGCCACACATTAAAAACAGACATTTCCCACAGGTTTGCAAAGTAGGAAAAAAtactgttttgcaaaacaaCCCAGTGAGTGATAAAGTGGTTGTGATGCACGTCTCTCCCTCATCATACTAATTCCCAGTTTAGCCCAATGTTTAACCTTATTACATTTATGCATATAGAGTATTGACTTGGATACCAACTTGATCTCAAACATAAACAACAGAATAGGTCATTTGTCAATTTAACCCGTCAACCCATATGACCATACTCTGGTACAGCGCCCCCCATCAGCTGGCCAAAGAAACATTTAAACGTAACGTTTGTCAATTTTGTTGGCCAAAACCGAATGGATGACATTTGTTATATATCTCAGTGGAAAattcaacatttaaaatttTGGCACTGATGTCGAGCGATTTTAACCTTTATCCCCTTGTCGTTCTGTGTTAATGTTGGACACAGATAATACATCTCTTCATATGTGTGGAACTCTGATCTACATCATGAACTGAATATAAAGAACCCTCATGGACTGCTGGTCATTTAACCTCTTCATAGCATTTTCTTGTTATTGTTTCATGAGATTCAGTCGTTTTCCACAGCTTAACTCTGCATCTTTGAGTCCTGATATACATGTATTTATCGAATAATCATCTAAAGAAGCATATTGATAGCTATGGttctgtcatggtctgtcgtgttttggtgtgtttccctgtgtttccctcctgggTTGATTACTaatccctcccctaatgtgtctcagctgttcctcgttgtgtttgttacttaagccctagtctttcctttgttccttgtgctatcattgtggttgttcgtcgtgcgtg includes the following:
- the klhl4 gene encoding kelch-like protein 4 isoform X4, whose protein sequence is MTSNGSEEFFQATNHAELTFRKMETYLQHKQLCDVLLIAGDHRIPAHRLVLSSVSDYFAAMFTNDVLEAKQEEIKMEGVDPEALRSLVHFAYTGVLELKEETIESLLAAACLLQLSQVIQVCCGFLMKQLHPSNCLGIRSFADAQGCLDLLNVAHCYTTEHFLEVIQNQEFLLLPTAEIVKLLSSDDINVPDEETIFQALMMWVRYDVQSRQQDLGLLLAFIRLPLLPPQLLADLENNKMFSDDLECQKLLMEAMKYHLLPERRPMFQSPRTKPRKSTVGALYAVGGMDASKGSTTIEKYDLRTNTWIQVGNMNGRRLQFGVAVIDNKLYVVGGRDGLKTSNMAECYNPVSKVWSTMPPMSTHRHGLGIAVLEGPMYAVGGHDGWSYLNTVERWDPQARQWNYVASMSTPRSTVGVTALNGKLFAVGGRDGSSCLRSMECFDPHTNKWSMCAPMAKRRGGVGVATYNSFLYAVGGHDAPASTHCSRLSDCVERYDPKTDVWTTVASLSVPRDAVGVGLLGDRLYAVGGYDGQSYLGTVESYDAQNNEWAEEVPLNIGRAGACVVVVKLP
- the klhl4 gene encoding kelch-like protein 4 isoform X3; amino-acid sequence: MAAAAPDALPAVALAPGAGLALSTSSRMTSNGSEEFFQATNHAELTFRKMETYLQHKQLCDVLLIAGDHRIPAHRLVLSSVSDYFAAMFTNDVLEAKQEEIKMEGVDPEALRSLVHFAYTGVLELKEETIESLLAAACLLQLSQVIQVCCGFLMKQLHPSNCLGIRSFADAQGCLDLLNVAHCYTTEHFLEVIQNQEFLLLPTAEIVKLLSSDDINVPDEETIFQALMMWVRYDVQSRQQDLGLLLAFIRLPLLPPQLLADLENNKMFSDDLECQKLLMEAMKYHLLPERRPMFQSPRTKPRKSTVGALYAVGGMDASKGSTTIEKYDLRTNTWIQVGNMNGRRLQFGVAVIDNKLYVVGGRDGLKTSNMAECYNPVSKVWSTMPPMSTHRHGLGIAVLEGPMYAVGGHDGWSYLNTVERWDPQARQWNYVASMSTPRSTVGVTALNGKLFAVGGRDGSSCLRSMECFDPHTNKWSMCAPMAKRRGGVGVATYNSFLYAVGGHDAPASTHCSRLSDCVERYDPKTDVWTTVASLSVPRDAVGVGLLGDRLYAVGGYDGQSYLGTVESYDAQNNEWAEEVPLNIGRAGACVVVVKLP